In Oryza sativa Japonica Group chromosome 11, ASM3414082v1, the following are encoded in one genomic region:
- the LOC4350709 gene encoding disease resistance protein Pik-2-like: MERASVIGGTMVSLMVKLSSIAGPRYSLMAGARSDVIFLGAELESMHAFLEKLSGVDGPDPQVRCWMKEVRELAYDVEDCIDEFMHRVDVVHGAVTSNHGFSSLRGLVSHATRLVAVAWMHHRLASELKGLKARAIEVSERRSRYKLGDDIGMLGGSAMATDPRVSVLYADTPDLVGIDRPASEMVNWLTDDVCTLKVLSIIGFGGLGKTTLAMEVYRRVGGQYSCKAFATVSQKLDTKKLLKDLLSQIAQNEVDHMGTWEEGQLIRKLRECLLNKRYFIIIDDVWSKSAWEKVRCALPENNHCSRLLTTTRIDSVAKSCCSHPDDLIYRIEPLKASDSRNLFFKRIFGYEDVCPPQLKEVSDQILKKCCGSPLAIISIASLLASKPVMLKEQWEKVLISIGSALEKNSDLEGMKQILSLSYYDLPYYLKTCLLYLSLYPEDFKIERDSLIQQWIAEGFIGEERGQSVEDVAESYFNELINRSMVQPMDINCDGKAHACRVHDMMLELIISKAIEENFVTLLGGHPVAAKPQGITRRLSIQCDKEITKTKGGMNLLHARSLSLYVQACQLPPLSDFRVLRVLNLEGCLGLCDNHLKDISILFHLKYLSLCRTWISKLPPEIGDLHSLETLDIRDTNIEELPGTIIRIVQLKYILSGGHTWGKIKLPDGIGSMASLRVISGFNICCSSTNAVQELGTLKGLRELTINWTDFSSGDMKRQEAMMNTLGKLGTSNLQSFAICSRNFGSLEFLDSWSPPPNHLQRFRLSAYYFLPRVPRWMASLCNLIHLNINIEKLSNEDIQILQDLPSLLHLDLWLKSPQKEDKIVIHGVGFPYLQELIFSCEGTSLIFEPAALPKLERLQMAVHVKEAKSYGYQFGIEHLRSLKKIYIQLLCAGASALDIKDAEDAIHTIVKFHPGHPRIDIQKCGMDMHLEERNKRQHPEETNVQNMNASKEDMNHANKKRKEYQSSSAQ; this comes from the exons ATGGAGCGCGCATCGGTGATCGGGGGCACCATGGTCTCGCTCATGGTGAAGCTCAGCTCCATCGCCGGGCCGAGGTATTCGCTAATGGCGGGCGCGAGGAGTGATGTCATCTTCCTCGGGGCCGAGCTCGAGAGCATGCACGCCTTCCTCGAGAAGCTCTCCGGGGTGGACGGTCCGGACCCTCAGGTGAGGTGCTGGATGAAGGAGGTGAGGGAGCTGGCCTACGACGTCGAGGATTGCATCGACGAGTTCATGCACCGTGTCGATGTCGTCCATGGTGCCGTGACCTCTAACCATGGCTTCAGCAGCCTTAGGGGTTTGGTGAGCCATGCCACCCGGCTCGTGGCCGTGGCTTGGATGCACCACCGCCTCGCCAGTGAGCTCAAGGGCCTAAAGGCCCGTGCCATCGAGGTGAGCGAACGGCGATCGAGGTACAAATTGGGGGATGACATAGGGATGCTAGGAGGCTCGGCCATGGCCACCGACCCACGGGTCAGTGTCCTCTACGCCGACACACCAGATCTCGTTGGGATTGATCGACCAGCGAGTGAAATGGTCAACTGGTTAACTGATGATGTGTGCACTCTCAAGGTGCTCTCAATCATCGGGTTTGGTGGTTTGGGAAAGACGACTCTCGCCATGGAGGTGTACCGTAGAGTTGGAGGGCagtatagttgcaaagctttcGCAACTGTATCACAAAAGCTTGACACGAAGAAGCTCTTGAAGGACTTGTTATCGCAGATTGCACAAAATGAGGTTGACCACATGGGCACTTGGGAGGAAGGTCAACTCATTCGCAAGCTTAGAGAGTGCCTACTGAACAAAAg GTACTTCATCATAATTGATGATGTTTGGAGTAAATCAGCATGGGAGAAAGTGAGATGTGCTCTACCTGAGAACAATCATTGCAGCAGGCTGCTAACAACTACAAGAATTGACTCAGTAGCAAAGTCATGTTGTTCTCACCCTGATGATCTCATCTACAGAATTGAACCACTCAAAGCATCAGATTCCAGAAACTTGTTTTTCAAGAGAATTTTTGGCTATGAGGATGTATGCCCACCACAGTTGAAGGAAGTTTCAGACCAGATCTTGAAAAAATGTTGTGGTTCACCATTGGCAATAATCAGCATAGCTAGCCTGTTAGCTAGCAAGCCTGTCATGTTGAAGGAGCAGTGGGAAAAGGTGCTTATATCTATAGGTTCTGCATTAGAGAAGAACTCTGATCTTGAAGGAATGAAACAAATACTTTCCCTCAGTTACTATGACCTCCCTTACTACCTGAAGACATGTTTGCTATACCTCAGTTTGtatcctgaggacttcaagattgAGAGGGATAGCCTGATCCAGCAATGGATTGCGGAAGGATTCATCGGCGAAGAAAGAGGCCAGTCTGTGGAGGATGTAGCAGAGAGTTACTTCAATGAGCTCATCAACAGAAGTATGGTCCAACCAATGGATATAAATTGTGATGGTAAAGCTCATGCTTGTCGGGTGCATGACATGATGCTTGAGCTTATAATATCGAAGGCAATTGAAGAGAATTTTGTCACTTTGTTAGGTGGTCATCCTGTTGCAGCTAAACCGCAAGGAATCACTCGCCGATTATCTATCCAATGTGATAAAGAGATTACCAAAACAAAAGGAGGAATGAATCTGCTTCATGCTAGATCCCTAAGTTTATATGTACAAGCTTGCCAGTTACCTCCATTGTCCGATTTTCGGGTCTTGAGAGTATTAAATCTTGAGGGATGCCTAGGCTTGTGTGACAATCATCTGAAAGATATCAGCATTTTGTTTCACTTGAAGTATTTGAGCCTTTGTAGAACATGGATTTCAAAACTCCCACCAGAAATAGGAGACCTGCATAGTTTGGAAACATTAGACATAAGGGACACAAATATAGAAGAACTACCTGGAACCATTATTAGGATTGTGCAACTGAAGTATATACTTAGTGGTGGCCATACATGGGGAAAAATAAAGCTACCTGATGGTATAGGGAGCATGGCATCCCTAAGAGTCATATCTGGATTCAATATTTGTTGTAGCTCGACCAATGCAGTGCAAGAACTTGGTACTCTGAAAGGTTTAAGGGAGCTTACAATCAACTGGACTGATTTCAGCTCCGGCGATATGAAGCGCCAAGAGGCTATGATGAATACTCTTGGCAAACTTGGCACAAGTAACCTCCAATCTTTCGCGATTTGCAGTCGCAACTTCGGTTCCCTGGAGTTCTTAGATTCCTGGTCGCCACCACCAAATCATCTTCAGAGATTTCGGCTGTCTGCATACTACTTTCTCCCAAGAGTTCCAAGGTGGATGGCATCACTCTGCAATCTCATTCATTTAAACATTAACATTGAAAaactatcaaatgaagacattCAGATCCTTCAGGATTTGCCGTCTCTACTTCATCTCGACTTATGGTTGAAATCACCTCAGAAGGAGGACAAGATAGTTATTCATGGAGTAGGCTTCCCATACTTACAAGAGTTAATCTTCAGTTGTGAAGGAACCTCTTTGATATTTGAACCAGCAGCTTTGCCAAAACTTGAGAGGCTACAGATGGCAGTTCATGTAAAGGAGGCAAAATCATATGGTTACCAATTTGGTATTGAGCACCTTAGATCACTCAAGAAAATTTACATCCAATTATTGTGTGCCGGTGCAAGTGCTCTAGACATCAAGGATGCTGAAGATGCAATCCACACAATTGTGAAGTTTCATCCTGGTCATCCTAGGATAGATATCCAAAAGTGTGGTATGGACATGCACTTAGAGGAGAGAAATAAGAGGCAGCATCCCGAAGAAACGAATGTGCAAAACATGAATGCTAGCAAAGAAGATATGAACCATGccaacaagaaaagaaaagaatatcaaAGCTCTAGTGCACAATAA
- the LOC4350710 gene encoding protein yippee-like At4g27745, whose product MAELVGPRVYSCCHCRNHVCLHDDIISKAFQGRNGRAFLFSHAMNISMGPKEDRQLMTGLHTVADIYCRDCREVLGWKYERAFEESQKYKEGKFIFEKAKIVKENW is encoded by the exons atggcggagTTGGTTGGGCCGCGGGTGTACAGCTGCTGCCATTGCCGGAACCACGTCTGCCTCCACGACGACATCATCTCCAAGGCCTTTCAG GGGAGGAACGGCCGTGCGTTTCTTTTCTCTCATGCTATGAACATATCTATGGGTCCAAAGGAGGACAGGCAGCTTATGACAGGGCTTCACACAGTTGCTGATATCTACTGCCGTGATTGCCGTGAGGTATTGGGTTGGAAGTATGAAAGAGCATTTGAAGAATCCCAGAAGTACAAGGAAGGAAAATTCATATTTGAGAAGGCAAAGATTGTTAAAGAAAATTGGTAA